In Archangium violaceum, the following are encoded in one genomic region:
- a CDS encoding Zn-binding domain-containing protein: protein MTLQLPHPAVLATIAYLMVWGLVLITPVFAWMLAALVVGPGPNSRWRRAALPVGKGVLFSLALVLVTRLVEAASASMHDGPLGWLAALEQALTHGATAMTWFPVDAVLLLALPHAALFLLAVAVFAFQEANVKFGTPFRVPLADPLALVLVVVPVLALIAVDGAWRQARPRALLDVAAVLPMLCMALAVWTRAERLAPPPVKEEAPRPQVPAPVRADVPALWRKLGALEANARPLLATQGASNADAAPAWSAAAWRDAGAIGAPPRALEEIASAWGSPQQGWLVGDLPDPTERHFLTSCVLLALQREGLPCLVISDEPEALRDAVLEAISRSGSWPSGPLLAGEAAMREAFAGNRMPAAVFLDVEQLSAGGIQALAETRGGCGRLWARSVGLVLLSRVDRGTPLASTHRMFTLRRLELALSAAGARWNVLATGVGGAGTRGLVEQMFPGISVREVPFAPRAAAPVRVWRVAEGFRAQPGTPWVRRALEPVVGARLPAAVGDPGGTFDLKAVDFWGGELRFVRDVSLFGVASVGTLDEAWLVAAYRALPHRVPLADGQTHDALWGLADNPVTRFLTRDGNLDGLARHGMLMPPRALVGYHNGALATAHLKAAMQEGTQDVESLAAVFGRSRVEQVLGPKFRPERHVVRLAQGREPVRSPVVPAGVAEVVNPLRRTVSEQVVRILDVHSGQLLTEVDRLLVETRYYPGRVFAVGDARYEVPLHSLDTKRNELRVKPVPNDRPLTKPQLRIQFESAHVVESPQTVRTGRCVYQVCTLDATVVESVTGYSQVGRPGRVDVGAVSCRYRTRVRGVFFPAATTPNVLFHLARSADGVLVAHLLSNDEDMDVVPVGPGMFPEAPAGIVIVDRHLQGMGVAEALDLALVDDTFKWVRAILANCKCASGCPECTPQDVLASGPDKSGVLGLLG from the coding sequence ATGACCTTGCAACTTCCCCATCCGGCCGTCCTGGCGACGATCGCCTATTTGATGGTGTGGGGCCTGGTGCTCATCACGCCCGTGTTTGCCTGGATGCTGGCGGCGCTGGTGGTGGGCCCCGGTCCCAACTCCCGCTGGCGCCGTGCCGCCCTTCCCGTGGGCAAGGGCGTCCTCTTCTCCCTGGCCCTGGTGCTCGTCACCCGGCTGGTGGAGGCCGCCAGCGCCTCCATGCATGACGGGCCGCTCGGGTGGCTCGCCGCGCTCGAGCAGGCGCTGACCCACGGTGCCACCGCGATGACGTGGTTCCCCGTGGACGCCGTCCTGCTGCTGGCGCTGCCCCATGCCGCCCTCTTCCTGCTCGCGGTGGCGGTGTTCGCGTTCCAGGAGGCCAACGTCAAGTTCGGCACGCCCTTCCGTGTGCCACTCGCGGATCCGCTGGCGCTGGTCCTGGTCGTGGTGCCGGTGCTGGCCCTCATCGCCGTGGATGGGGCGTGGCGGCAGGCACGGCCTCGCGCGCTGCTCGACGTGGCCGCCGTGCTGCCCATGCTGTGCATGGCGCTCGCGGTGTGGACGCGCGCCGAGCGCCTGGCGCCTCCTCCCGTGAAGGAAGAGGCTCCCCGGCCCCAGGTGCCCGCTCCCGTGCGCGCGGATGTCCCGGCGCTCTGGAGGAAGTTGGGCGCCCTCGAGGCCAACGCGCGTCCGCTGCTCGCGACGCAAGGCGCGAGCAACGCGGATGCCGCTCCGGCCTGGAGCGCCGCCGCGTGGCGGGATGCGGGTGCCATCGGGGCTCCGCCCCGGGCGTTGGAGGAGATCGCCAGCGCCTGGGGCTCGCCCCAGCAGGGCTGGTTGGTGGGCGACCTGCCCGACCCGACGGAGCGCCACTTCCTCACCTCGTGTGTGCTGCTCGCGCTCCAACGCGAGGGCCTGCCGTGCCTCGTCATCAGCGATGAGCCGGAAGCCCTGCGCGACGCGGTGCTCGAGGCCATCTCGCGCAGTGGCTCGTGGCCCTCGGGGCCGTTGTTGGCCGGCGAGGCGGCGATGCGCGAGGCCTTCGCGGGCAACCGGATGCCGGCCGCCGTCTTCCTGGACGTGGAGCAGCTGTCCGCCGGGGGCATCCAGGCGCTCGCCGAGACGCGCGGAGGCTGTGGCCGCCTGTGGGCCCGCTCCGTGGGGCTGGTGCTGCTGTCGCGCGTGGACCGGGGCACGCCGCTCGCCTCCACGCATCGCATGTTCACCCTGCGGCGGCTGGAGCTGGCGCTGTCGGCGGCCGGAGCGCGGTGGAACGTGCTGGCCACGGGCGTGGGAGGCGCGGGCACGCGCGGACTGGTGGAGCAGATGTTCCCGGGCATCTCCGTGCGCGAGGTGCCCTTCGCTCCGCGCGCCGCGGCCCCGGTGCGTGTCTGGCGCGTGGCCGAGGGCTTCCGGGCCCAGCCGGGCACGCCCTGGGTGCGCCGGGCCCTGGAGCCGGTGGTGGGGGCCAGGCTGCCCGCGGCGGTGGGAGACCCGGGTGGGACCTTCGACCTCAAGGCCGTGGACTTCTGGGGCGGCGAGCTGCGCTTCGTCCGCGACGTGTCCCTCTTCGGCGTGGCCTCGGTGGGCACGCTGGACGAGGCGTGGCTGGTGGCCGCGTACCGGGCGCTCCCGCACCGGGTGCCGTTGGCGGACGGACAGACCCACGACGCGCTGTGGGGCCTCGCGGACAACCCGGTGACGCGCTTCCTCACGCGGGATGGCAACCTGGATGGGCTGGCGCGCCACGGCATGCTGATGCCGCCGAGGGCGCTCGTGGGCTACCACAACGGGGCGCTGGCCACGGCCCACCTCAAGGCGGCGATGCAGGAGGGCACGCAGGACGTGGAGTCCCTGGCGGCCGTCTTCGGCCGCTCGCGCGTGGAGCAGGTGCTGGGGCCGAAGTTCCGTCCCGAGCGGCACGTGGTGCGTCTGGCCCAGGGCCGCGAGCCCGTGCGCAGTCCCGTCGTCCCGGCCGGTGTGGCCGAGGTCGTCAACCCGCTGCGGCGCACCGTCAGCGAGCAGGTGGTGCGCATCCTCGACGTGCACAGTGGCCAGCTCCTCACGGAGGTGGACCGGCTGCTGGTGGAGACGCGCTACTACCCGGGCCGGGTGTTCGCCGTGGGCGACGCGCGTTACGAGGTGCCCCTGCACTCGCTGGACACCAAGCGCAACGAGCTGCGCGTCAAGCCGGTGCCCAACGACAGGCCCCTCACGAAGCCGCAGCTGCGCATCCAGTTCGAGTCCGCCCATGTGGTGGAGTCCCCGCAGACGGTGCGCACGGGCCGGTGCGTGTACCAGGTGTGCACGCTGGACGCGACGGTGGTGGAGAGCGTCACCGGCTACTCGCAGGTGGGGCGGCCGGGCCGGGTGGACGTGGGGGCGGTGAGCTGCCGCTACCGCACCCGGGTGCGTGGCGTCTTCTTCCCCGCCGCCACCACGCCGAACGTCCTCTTCCACCTGGCTCGCTCGGCGGACGGGGTGCTGGTGGCGCACCTGCTCTCCAACGACGAGGACATGGACGTGGTGCCGGTGGGGCCGGGCATGTTCCCGGAGGCCCCGGCCGGCATCGTGATCGTGGACCGGCACCTCCAGGGCATGGGCGTGGCCGAGGCGCTGGACCTGGCGCTCGTGGACGACACGTTCAAGTGGGTCCGGGCCATCCTGGCCAACTGCAAGTGCGCGAGCGGGTGTCCGGAGTGTACCCCCCAGGACGTGCTCGCGTCCGGGCCCGACAAATCCGGCGTGCTCGGGCTGTTGGGATAG